GGATGCAAGCCCCGCCCGCCTATCTTATGTTCACGTCTTCTCAAGCGCCCTGACATGCGCAATCGCGAGGGCGTCGGGGACACTGTCCGGTGCGGGCGGTTGCCTTTGCCCGATTTTTCGTCATTCTGCGCAAGACCCATATCAGGAGCAATCATGTCTTTTACCATGCGCAACCAAGCGCTCATCTGGTCCATCGTCATCGTCGTTTTCGTGCTGGCGCTCTGGCTGATGGGAGATGTGATCCTGCCCTTTATCGTGGGCGGTGCCATCGCGTATTTCCTTGATCCCGTGGCCGACCGGCTGGAAAAATTCATGTCGCGCGCCTTGGCCACCACCGTGATTGCCGTCACCGCCACGCTGATCTTCGTGATTGCGGCGCTGGCCATCGTGCCGCTTCTGGTCGACCAGTTGACGCAACTTGTGCAAACGGCGCCGCAGATTTTCAACCAGTTGAAAGACTTCCTGACGACCCAATTCCCCGAACTGGCACAAAGCGGCTCGCCGGTAAACGAGGCGCTGGTCTCGATCGGGCAGACCATTCAGGAGCGCGGCGGCGAGCTGGCCAGCACCCTGCTCAGCTCGGCTATGGGCGTGGTCAATTTCATCGTCTTCATCGTCGTGGTGCCGGTGGTGGCCTTCTATATGCTGCTCGACTGGGACCCGATTGTGGCCAAGGTCGACCGGATGCTGCCGCGCGAACATGCCGCCACCATCCGCAGCCTCGCGCGCGATATCGACCGCGTCCTGTCGGGCTTCGTGCGCGGGCAGGTGACCGTCTGCCTGATCCTCGGGACGTTCTACGCCGTCGGGCTGATGCTTGCGGGGCTGAACTTCGGCCTGATCGCGGGGGCGATTGCGGGGTCGTTGACCTTTATCCCCTATGTCGGTGCGATTATCGGCGGCAGCCTTGCCATCGGGCTTGCGCTGTTC
The sequence above is drawn from the Thioclava sp. GXIMD4216 genome and encodes:
- a CDS encoding AI-2E family transporter; the protein is MSFTMRNQALIWSIVIVVFVLALWLMGDVILPFIVGGAIAYFLDPVADRLEKFMSRALATTVIAVTATLIFVIAALAIVPLLVDQLTQLVQTAPQIFNQLKDFLTTQFPELAQSGSPVNEALVSIGQTIQERGGELASTLLSSAMGVVNFIVFIVVVPVVAFYMLLDWDPIVAKVDRMLPREHAATIRSLARDIDRVLSGFVRGQVTVCLILGTFYAVGLMLAGLNFGLIAGAIAGSLTFIPYVGAIIGGSLAIGLALFQFWGEWGHIAIVAAIFALGQFLEGNIITPKLVGNSIGLHPLWLIFALSAFGTLFGFVGMLVAVPVAAMLGVLARFGIQQYMQGPLYKGVGAKDLPPEDFTK